In Persephonella sp., a single window of DNA contains:
- a CDS encoding protein-glutamate O-methyltransferase CheR: MDVSTQQLKKLRDFIQTHIGVFIDDEKLDNIYKRKIKELLVKNNYRDFDSFYRDVLRNQSLRQELYNAVTVNETYFFREEYQFKTLVKYIIPELDKIRPPTEPINILSAPCSTGEEVYSIAIYIMEEGHYIKKRDFMLLGIDIDSDAIKKAKQGIYSERSISKLPQHIKEKYFKKIGNQYQVIDQLRKAVSFKVVNVMDKHTMKRLGKFDVIFSRNMLIYFNEIHRREILSTFYNMLKPNGYLFLGHAERIPPNLKLFKQIKLGESFVYKKE, translated from the coding sequence ATGGATGTATCAACGCAACAGTTAAAAAAGCTTAGAGATTTTATCCAAACACATATAGGAGTTTTTATAGATGATGAGAAGTTAGATAATATATACAAAAGAAAAATAAAAGAACTTCTCGTCAAAAATAATTACAGGGATTTTGATTCTTTTTACAGGGATGTATTAAGAAATCAATCCCTCAGGCAGGAGCTATACAACGCAGTTACCGTAAATGAAACATATTTTTTTAGGGAAGAATACCAGTTTAAAACCCTTGTTAAGTATATAATTCCTGAGCTGGATAAAATTCGTCCTCCAACTGAGCCTATAAATATTCTCAGTGCTCCCTGTTCAACAGGGGAAGAGGTCTATAGTATCGCCATTTATATAATGGAAGAAGGTCATTACATCAAAAAAAGGGATTTTATGCTTCTTGGAATAGATATAGATAGTGATGCCATAAAAAAAGCCAAACAAGGAATATATTCAGAAAGGAGTATAAGTAAATTACCACAGCATATAAAAGAAAAATACTTCAAGAAAATAGGAAATCAGTATCAGGTCATTGACCAGCTGAGGAAAGCTGTTTCATTCAAAGTGGTAAATGTGATGGATAAGCACACAATGAAACGACTTGGGAAATTTGATGTGATTTTTTCAAGAAATATGCTGATTTACTTTAACGAGATACACCGTAGAGAGATACTATCCACTTTTTACAATATGCTAAAACCAAACGGTTATCTTTTTCTGGGACATGCAGAGCGTATTCCTCCAAATTTGAAGCTGTTTAAACAAATCAAATTGGGGGAAAGCTTTGTATACAAAAAGGAGTAA
- a CDS encoding chemotaxis protein CheW codes for MKVSVLEFTIGNSLFGIQADYIKLIFDVEVIKDVDMMPDYVIGITRYGENVYPLICTARILEMEGDFCSQPIGKTAIVVKTRKGLYALLIDEIIKIQEIEKTDENSIINFYKEQDTVLEEITPKFIERRVNIPSFFEKKEKEFAKTLSQEERAFVLSEIEDRIIGFDIDLVKKVEDIEELTPSKIPTENWVNRVYSLKNIIIKTGNLRKLLNINEKKGENLILLGKGNKILGIEVDRINDFAAVPENEISISTEEEIFDRYFIHNGKIVSVIANKHINNWIDQYALKSEVHHEEETKRKDTKEILLIKIGNKRFALRMDEIVEVLNYEDVKISTYPTKNPYIKGIMAFREKTYYLISFETALNQKIDIDENTKILIFQKDGKEGALIISEIEDILSVPEEKIIPVSSEDSFIDGAFISDTGDIINFLNPNWIYNAGGLKGELVEHGQ; via the coding sequence ATGAAAGTGAGTGTTCTGGAGTTTACCATTGGGAATAGTTTATTTGGAATTCAGGCAGATTATATAAAACTCATATTTGATGTAGAAGTTATAAAAGATGTAGATATGATGCCTGATTATGTAATTGGTATAACAAGATATGGGGAGAATGTTTATCCTCTTATATGCACAGCCAGAATTCTGGAAATGGAAGGGGATTTTTGCAGTCAGCCTATAGGTAAAACTGCCATTGTTGTAAAGACCAGAAAAGGTCTGTATGCACTTCTTATTGATGAAATAATAAAAATTCAGGAGATAGAAAAAACAGATGAAAACAGCATAATAAACTTTTATAAAGAGCAGGATACAGTTTTAGAAGAAATCACCCCAAAATTTATTGAACGAAGGGTAAATATTCCCAGCTTTTTTGAGAAAAAAGAAAAAGAATTTGCAAAAACATTATCACAGGAAGAAAGAGCCTTTGTTTTATCTGAAATAGAAGATAGGATTATTGGATTTGATATTGATTTAGTTAAAAAGGTTGAAGATATAGAAGAGTTAACCCCCTCAAAAATCCCAACAGAAAATTGGGTAAACAGGGTTTATTCCCTAAAAAATATAATTATTAAAACAGGCAATCTTAGAAAATTGCTTAATATCAATGAAAAAAAAGGAGAAAATCTCATACTATTAGGCAAAGGTAACAAAATCCTGGGAATTGAGGTGGATAGGATAAACGATTTTGCTGCAGTTCCAGAAAATGAAATAAGTATTTCAACAGAAGAGGAAATTTTTGACAGATATTTTATACATAATGGGAAAATTGTGTCTGTTATAGCAAACAAGCATATAAATAACTGGATAGACCAGTATGCCCTGAAATCTGAAGTTCACCACGAAGAAGAAACAAAAAGAAAAGATACAAAGGAAATCCTACTGATAAAAATAGGAAATAAAAGATTTGCCTTAAGAATGGACGAAATTGTGGAAGTCTTGAACTACGAAGATGTAAAAATCTCAACATATCCAACAAAAAATCCTTATATAAAAGGAATAATGGCCTTTAGAGAAAAAACATATTATTTAATTTCATTTGAGACAGCACTTAATCAGAAAATAGATATTGATGAAAATACTAAAATATTGATATTCCAGAAGGACGGTAAAGAGGGAGCTCTTATAATATCAGAAATAGAAGATATCTTATCTGTTCCAGAAGAGAAGATAATTCCTGTTTCATCAGAGGATTCATTTATAGATGGAGCCTTTATTTCAGATACAGGGGATATTATTAACTTCTTGAATCCAAACTGGATATATAATGCAGGAGGATTAAAAGGAGAGCTGGTGGAGCATGGGCAATAA
- a CDS encoding helix-turn-helix domain-containing protein — protein sequence MSKKQLIFQIVKEAGKPLKVGELEKLTGIDRNSIQKLVNELYIDGLIEIDKCHNKILGVKGEQNG from the coding sequence TTGAGCAAAAAACAGCTGATTTTTCAAATTGTCAAAGAAGCAGGCAAACCTCTAAAGGTAGGAGAACTGGAAAAACTAACCGGTATTGATAGAAATAGTATTCAAAAATTAGTAAATGAACTTTATATAGATGGTTTGATTGAGATAGATAAATGTCATAACAAAATCTTAGGTGTAAAAGGAGAACAAAATGGGTGA
- the cheB gene encoding chemotaxis-specific protein-glutamate methyltransferase CheB — protein MGNKKILVVDDSALVRRILSKIIQELGYEVDTAKDGEEALQKIQQENYDLITLDIEMPGKNGIEVLREIMEKKPTRVMIISSYATDNADVTLEALDLGALTYITKPGKLGVDLKKIEEEIKVKIEESLKVPKYKIIANRRNKTPKIIHKEISTTDFVPKKDHKYVLIGASTGGPRLIEEIARTLPENYPYPICVVQHMPVNFTKKFADRLNSISKLTVVEASNGEEVVPGKMIIAKGGYHLHFRRRQDDVIVCKLVSNARGRIFVPSVDEMFFSALEVMNPKDIIAILLTGIGDDGADGMVALRKAGAYTIAESEETATVYGMPKEAYVRGGASKVLPFPEILEELIKLGMETDVQKA, from the coding sequence ATGGGCAATAAGAAAATACTTGTTGTAGATGACTCTGCATTAGTTCGGAGAATTCTGTCTAAAATTATTCAGGAATTAGGATATGAGGTAGATACAGCAAAAGATGGAGAGGAAGCTCTCCAAAAAATTCAGCAGGAGAATTATGACCTGATTACTCTGGATATTGAAATGCCTGGTAAAAATGGCATAGAAGTCCTGAGAGAAATTATGGAAAAAAAGCCTACACGGGTGATGATAATCAGCTCCTACGCAACTGATAATGCAGATGTCACACTGGAAGCACTGGATTTAGGGGCTCTTACCTATATAACAAAACCAGGTAAACTGGGAGTAGACCTTAAGAAAATAGAAGAGGAAATAAAAGTAAAAATAGAAGAATCCCTAAAAGTCCCCAAATACAAAATAATAGCCAATAGAAGAAACAAAACCCCAAAAATAATCCACAAAGAGATATCTACAACAGATTTTGTTCCCAAAAAAGACCATAAATATGTTCTGATAGGAGCCTCCACAGGAGGACCCAGACTTATTGAAGAAATAGCAAGAACACTTCCAGAGAATTACCCTTATCCAATATGTGTGGTTCAACATATGCCTGTGAATTTCACAAAAAAGTTTGCCGACAGGTTAAACAGTATCAGTAAGCTTACCGTTGTTGAAGCTTCCAACGGAGAAGAAGTTGTTCCCGGGAAGATGATAATAGCAAAAGGCGGATATCATCTGCATTTTAGAAGAAGACAGGATGATGTTATTGTGTGCAAACTGGTATCAAACGCCAGAGGTAGAATTTTCGTTCCATCTGTAGATGAGATGTTTTTCTCAGCTTTAGAAGTTATGAACCCAAAAGATATAATTGCAATTCTTCTTACAGGAATAGGGGATGATGGCGCAGATGGTATGGTGGCTCTCAGAAAAGCAGGAGCTTACACCATAGCAGAAAGCGAAGAAACGGCAACAGTTTACGGAATGCCTAAGGAAGCTTATGTCCGAGGTGGAGCTTCGAAGGTTCTACCATTTCCAGAAATATTAGAAGAACTAATAAAATTAGGAATGGAGACAGATGTTCAAAAAGCATGA
- a CDS encoding methyl-accepting chemotaxis protein, with protein sequence MGFIKFNDSSDSNIPEKNDTPAPPQTQQSKNIFPMGDSMDLKQLAQNLLSKIQEGMAAIEELKGTMEQIAAAAEESAGAAEESLSAVTEIKQNAALMQKETEKALIVIENFENLIKNATEDVNESGAGMARTADSARKIAQKTEELFNAGKNITDAVDLITKLAKKTSLLALNAAIEAARAKEKGKSFTVMASEIRTMASKSNTYAQKIKDIVKEIQDKIKLTRDEMEKLEKEMLNASDESNIAVQKMEELLKAFEDIVRKTEEMLDQVNRVVNEIDILHQGSETIAAAAEEAAGATSEVSNTVASEVVAFSQIEEAARSILEISIKIDTKNSQIVANEIATASEELSASIEELEKSMEQIVEALNQIEEAAKISEEDATKNSNVAQNCVSYIEQANNSIQNIVNTLQKLFEDYNQIFETVKKTRQLSKQNTEKSEGLKLHLNLIKSKINSLNNTIRKIELALVQTTALSINGAVEAIRIGELGEGFSEVSRDIRELATTSEENLDKVIEIIDHVNEENDIILVELNNIVLTQDRENEKLQKLEVDFGKNLDSFKDLMETMEKLKKSIEETKVALEQSKIAADQIKEAAELSLKNASESKQAAELILNTVREMDTAVNILSAVAEKLSKGVSA encoded by the coding sequence ATGGGATTTATAAAGTTTAATGACTCTTCAGATAGTAATATCCCTGAAAAAAATGATACACCTGCCCCGCCTCAAACACAACAATCAAAAAATATTTTTCCAATGGGAGATAGCATGGACTTAAAACAGCTTGCCCAGAATTTATTAAGTAAAATTCAAGAGGGTATGGCTGCTATCGAAGAACTGAAAGGAACAATGGAACAGATTGCTGCTGCCGCTGAAGAAAGTGCAGGAGCAGCAGAAGAAAGTTTAAGTGCAGTTACAGAAATCAAACAGAATGCTGCTTTAATGCAAAAAGAAACAGAAAAAGCTCTAATTGTAATAGAAAATTTTGAAAATCTAATCAAAAATGCCACCGAAGATGTGAATGAAAGCGGAGCAGGAATGGCGAGAACTGCCGACAGTGCCCGTAAAATAGCCCAGAAAACAGAAGAGTTATTTAATGCAGGCAAAAATATAACCGATGCAGTAGACCTTATAACAAAACTTGCTAAAAAAACATCTTTACTCGCTTTAAATGCAGCTATAGAAGCTGCCAGAGCAAAAGAAAAAGGCAAAAGCTTCACAGTAATGGCCTCAGAAATTAGAACAATGGCATCAAAATCAAATACTTATGCCCAGAAAATAAAAGATATAGTTAAAGAAATTCAGGACAAAATAAAACTAACAAGAGATGAAATGGAAAAATTAGAAAAAGAGATGTTAAACGCCTCAGATGAAAGTAATATAGCTGTTCAAAAAATGGAAGAGTTATTAAAGGCCTTTGAGGATATAGTAAGAAAAACAGAAGAGATGCTTGACCAGGTTAACAGGGTTGTAAATGAGATAGATATTCTACATCAAGGCTCTGAGACAATAGCGGCAGCAGCAGAAGAAGCAGCAGGAGCAACCAGTGAGGTGAGTAATACAGTTGCTTCTGAAGTTGTTGCTTTTTCTCAGATTGAAGAGGCTGCCCGCTCAATACTGGAAATCTCCATAAAAATAGATACAAAAAATAGCCAGATTGTAGCCAATGAGATTGCAACTGCATCTGAAGAACTTTCTGCATCTATAGAAGAACTGGAAAAATCTATGGAACAGATAGTTGAAGCTCTCAACCAGATAGAAGAAGCAGCCAAAATATCCGAAGAAGATGCCACTAAAAACTCGAATGTTGCCCAGAACTGTGTAAGCTACATTGAGCAGGCAAATAACTCAATTCAGAATATAGTTAATACCCTCCAAAAACTGTTTGAAGACTATAATCAGATTTTTGAAACAGTAAAGAAAACCCGCCAGTTATCAAAACAAAATACAGAAAAATCAGAAGGGCTGAAACTTCATCTGAACCTGATTAAATCAAAGATAAACTCATTGAACAATACAATCCGTAAAATTGAGCTGGCACTGGTTCAGACCACAGCTTTATCAATTAACGGAGCAGTTGAGGCAATAAGAATAGGGGAATTAGGGGAAGGCTTTAGTGAGGTAAGCAGAGATATAAGGGAGCTTGCAACAACTTCAGAGGAAAATCTGGATAAGGTTATAGAAATCATAGACCATGTAAATGAGGAAAATGACATAATTCTGGTTGAGCTAAACAACATAGTTCTTACTCAGGATAGAGAAAATGAAAAACTTCAGAAATTAGAAGTAGATTTCGGAAAAAATTTAGACTCCTTCAAAGATCTTATGGAAACTATGGAAAAGCTAAAAAAATCTATAGAAGAAACAAAAGTAGCCCTTGAACAATCAAAAATAGCAGCAGACCAGATAAAAGAAGCTGCAGAACTTTCCCTCAAAAATGCCTCGGAATCTAAACAGGCAGCAGAGCTGATACTAAACACCGTTAGAGAAATGGACACAGCAGTTAATATACTCTCTGCTGTTGCAGAAAAACTGTCTAAAGGTGTGTCAGCATGA